A stretch of Hydractinia symbiolongicarpus strain clone_291-10 chromosome 9, HSymV2.1, whole genome shotgun sequence DNA encodes these proteins:
- the LOC130656364 gene encoding dynein axonemal light chain 1-like isoform X1, which translates to MSKGTTIKDALAKWETENGCKASEADRVKLYAQYPSIEKMDASLSTLSACTMLSLSTNCIEKIANLNGLKNLKILSLGRNAIKNLNGLEAVADTLEELWISYNNIEKLKGIGVLKKLKVLYMSNNLVKAWEEFQKLAELSSLADLVFVGNPLEEKHSAEGDWRELATTKLPKLKKLDGMSGIVRSSKISKCLENIRKVFLLFGRKKTTSRIFSKLDFVMCL; encoded by the exons ATG TCAAAAGGTACGACAATCAAAGATGCCCTTGCAAAATGG gaaactgAAAATGGATGTAAAGCTTCAGAGGCAGACAGAGTAAAATTATATGCTCAGTACCCATCAATAGAAAAAATGGATGCATCATTATCAACTTTATCGGCATGCAC TATGCTATCACTCTCAACAAACTGTATTGAAAAGATTGCTAACTTAAATGGTTTAA AAAACTTAAAGATACTAAGTCTCGGTAGGAATGCTATTAAAAATCTTAATGGCTTG GAGGCTGTAGCGGACACTTTGGAGGAATTGTGGATATCATATAATAATATCGAAAAGTTAAAGGGAATTGGTGTTTTGAAAAAGTTGAAG GTGTTATACATGTCTAACAACTTGGTCAAAGCATGGgaagaatttcaaaaactg gctGAACTATCTTCACTGGCAGATCTTGTTTTCGTCG gtaACCCATTGGAGGAAAAACATTCAGCTGAAGGAGACTGGAGAGAGCTTGCTACAACAAAACTACcaaagcttaaaaagttagatg GAATGTCGGGGATTGTTAGGAGTTCTAAAATATCTAAATGTCTGGAAAACATCAGAAAA GTATTCCTGTTGTTCGGCAGGAAGAAGACGACGAGTAGAATTTTTAGCAAACTAGACTTTGTGATGTGTCTGTAA
- the LOC130656364 gene encoding dynein axonemal light chain 1-like isoform X2, which translates to MSKGTTIKDALAKWETENGCKASEADRVKLYAQYPSIEKMDASLSTLSACTMLSLSTNCIEKIANLNGLKNLKILSLGRNAIKNLNGLEAVADTLEELWISYNNIEKLKGIGVLKKLKVLYMSNNLVKAWEEFQKLAELSSLADLVFVGNPLEEKHSAEGDWRELATTKLPKLKKLDGIPVVRQEEDDE; encoded by the exons ATG TCAAAAGGTACGACAATCAAAGATGCCCTTGCAAAATGG gaaactgAAAATGGATGTAAAGCTTCAGAGGCAGACAGAGTAAAATTATATGCTCAGTACCCATCAATAGAAAAAATGGATGCATCATTATCAACTTTATCGGCATGCAC TATGCTATCACTCTCAACAAACTGTATTGAAAAGATTGCTAACTTAAATGGTTTAA AAAACTTAAAGATACTAAGTCTCGGTAGGAATGCTATTAAAAATCTTAATGGCTTG GAGGCTGTAGCGGACACTTTGGAGGAATTGTGGATATCATATAATAATATCGAAAAGTTAAAGGGAATTGGTGTTTTGAAAAAGTTGAAG GTGTTATACATGTCTAACAACTTGGTCAAAGCATGGgaagaatttcaaaaactg gctGAACTATCTTCACTGGCAGATCTTGTTTTCGTCG gtaACCCATTGGAGGAAAAACATTCAGCTGAAGGAGACTGGAGAGAGCTTGCTACAACAAAACTACcaaagcttaaaaagttagatg GTATTCCTGTTGTTCGGCAGGAAGAAGACGACGAGTAG